A segment of the Zalophus californianus isolate mZalCal1 chromosome 15, mZalCal1.pri.v2, whole genome shotgun sequence genome:
GCTCGGACGTCGTGATGTCCCGTTGTAGGACCCTGGGAAGAAGAGAATGGCCCAGAACCCCTCTTGGAACAAACCTACAGGGCGTTGGCAGGAGGGGCCCAGCGTGTTCTCccaggagagggtgaagcagaagGGACTCAGGTAATACAGAAGGGACTCCAGGACACGAACACAAAGCGTCACACGGACGGAACAGCTTTGCTTGTTGCTCCTTCCCAGCGGCGTCGCTAGGATTTACCCAGTTCCCTGGGCCCCGCCTTAACCGGCCCTTCCGGAGACAGCCGGAGCTGTCCCTGACCCTGGCGTCAGGCTTCCGGGCGATGTCCAGCTGAGAGGCCAGGCGGCTCACACCTCCTCTCCGTCCGCATCTGCAGAAGGGGAGACAAAGAGCACCTACTCCCAAAGCGTTGTGAGGATTCAGCCAGACGGTCCGTGCGGGGTCGGCCACACGAGGAAGGGTTTGCGGGCAAGTCGGCCGCCCCTCTGAGGGGGAAGAGAGTAGAGGGCCTCCCCTCTACTGGAGGGCCACCGCCCTGTAGCGGGGAGGGAGGCATGTGGCACGGCCTTCTCCCACCACACCTGGCTGCTAACCCGTCCCGGCGACCCACGTCCCGtcgggcccccacccccacccccccagcgtCCCCCCCGGGGTCAAGGGCCCGCCCTCCCCGTCCCACTCAGCTACCCCACGCCGGtatggtgaggggcagggggccgCAGCCGGGACCCTCCCCGGCCAAGCCGTGGTGGGCCACCCGGGCCCCGCGCAGCGGAAGGCGGCCGGGCCGGGGCGCCCCGCTGCTCTGGCCGGACTCGGAGGGCAGGCCCGAGTCGCTGGGCTGCCCCTCCACGGAGACCGGGGCGCGCAGGAGCCCGCCGGGCGGCTCGGAGTAGGCCTCCCGGGGCCCGGCCCAGCGCGGCGGGCAGAGCGGCGCGCGGAAGGCGGCCTGGAAGCCGCGGCGGAAGTTCTCGTTGAAGTAGCCGTAGATGATGGGGTTAGCGCTGCTGTTGCAGAAGGCCAGCCAGTGCGCGAGCGGGAAGGCGTAGACGGTGACCAGCCGCAGCTGCGGCTCGCTGAGCTGGCCGTAGTCAGTGAGCAGCAGCAGCGCCCAGAGCGGCAGCCAGGACAGCGTGAAGACCAGCGCCACCATGACCAGCATGTGCACCACTCGGGCCCGCCGCCGCGCCCCCGTTCGGCCCTCCGGCGCCGCGTCCCCGCCGGCCCGCGCGGGCCCCGAGGCCTTGCGGAGCTTGCGGGCGATGCGCGCGTACATGAGCACGATGAGCGCCAGCGGCGCCAGGTAGATGTGCGAGAAGAGCACGGTGGTGTAGACTCTGCGCATGCCCCTCTCGGGCCAGGCCTCCCAGCACGAGTAGAGCGGGTAGGAGCGGTTGCGGGCGTCCACCATGAAGTGGTGCTCCTCGCGCGTGACGGTCAGCGTGACGGCCGAGGGGCACATGATGAGCAGGGCCAGGGCCCAGATGACCGCGATGGTGACCAGCGCCTTGCGCAGGGTCAGCTTCTCGCGGAAAGGGTGCACGATGCAGCGGAACCTGAGGCcgggggaggaaagagaagcGGGCTCGGCTCCGGCCCCGGGGGTCCCTGTCCCCGGGGAGGAGAGCTACCCCTAGGTGGGGGCTGGCGGGGTGTGGGCACCGTGGGCACCTTCCAAGAGCAGCACAGGCGGCTTAGGGTCGCCCGCAAGCAAATCGGTTCTCACCTGCGAGGGCGTCAGTAGCCGAGGAACAAAGGCAAAACCGGGAGGGGGTGCGTGGGGAGAGGAACTGCGGGCAGCGTGGGAAACGTTCGTGTCTGGGCACTTCGGGGGCGTAAACTGATTAGCCGGCAGCTAGCAAAGGGATCAGTCTGCACATTCTGTCCTGGAGTAGGCTGATTAGGAAGGTGTATCAAAGAACATTTTTAGCTGTTTAGGGATTCTCCAGAAAACCCTGGGAGTTCAGGGGCGGACTCGACGTGACAGGCTGCCCCTATGTCATCTTGGCCAGCATCCTTGCCTGCCCGCCATGCTCTGGGGGAGAGTGCCCAAATGAGCCCTTAGTGCAAAAGCTCactgaggtggaggaggggaagaggacCTATCGCATGCATTTGGGTTAGTTTTACTGTGTGCAAAGCTTCCTTGGCCCCTGGCTCCATTCCATCTGCCAACTCATGCTTTTATCAGAGAATCTGATGGAATCTGAGGCTGAAAGAGACCTGAAGTAGCTTGAGGTAGGGTGGAGATGGAGAGCTGGTAAGGCCTGGGCTGCCAGagaacagcaaggaggctgcAGGCGGGGGttgggtggagtggggaggggggtgggtagtGAAGGAGCAGGGCCACACTCTgaccgccaccccccaccccccaaactgGTTTTCCTTGCTCAGACTCATGGATAGCAGGATTCCTACTGGTCAGGAAACAAGGGCTGCCCTCAAGCTCCCATAGGACCCAGGAATCCCTAGTGAACCTTCACAGGAGCTGCCTCCAGGCCTTCTAGCCGAAGGTCGTGGTATTCTCTGCAGGTCCCCCAAGTGTAGAGGGCAGCCAGCCCCACAGCCCTTCCCTTCATGGCTCACGATTCAGCCCCAGCCTTCTGGTCAGCGCGACAGTGGTGACAGCGGCTCTTCCTAGTGCCGAGCCCCTGTCGGCCAAGGAGAACCCAGCCAGCAGCCCTCTCACCTTTCCACGGCAATGGCCACCAGTGTGAACACGGAAGCCGACACGGACATGCCCTGCACCAAGCCGCTCATCTTGCACGTGGCATTGTCAAAGGGCCACCCTGCAATGACAGAGTCCCCCACAGAATGAGTGCCTCGTCCACGAAGAGCCGGAGACCTTGGGCCGTTTAGGCCAGTCCCCTCTGTGGCTCGGATCTTTCCTCCATGTCCTGCTAGGTGGTCATCCTCTGCTTACACACTTCCAGAAATGACGAACTGACCAGTCTACACCACTGGGGTCAGTTCTCACCGTTAGAGAGACAGTCTTTATATTGGCCAAGGATTTCTCTCCAGGACCTTTGTATCCAGCCAGGTCGGCCTGGCTTTCTGCTCCCATAGCCCTGCCTCAAGTTCTAGGCCAACAGTTCTCAACTGGCCCCTCACTAGAATCACCTGAGGGCTTTGAAAAGAGCCAGTGACCTGAGCCATGCCAGATCGATTACAATCAGCATCTCTGCGGGTGGGACCAGACATCAGTACTTTTCAGATCTACCCAGGGGATCTGAGTGGCAGCcagagctgagaaccactgggacAGAGCGAGCCTGACTCCCAGGTCGGGGAGACACAAGCAGCCCTAGCCCCTCCCGTGTCTCGCTCCAATTCCCAGGCCTCTGCTCTGTCCGGAGGCCGGGGCCCCACTTGGCCTCAGGCCTGGTAGCTGGATCCACATCTTGGTTCCTCGAGGCCATGCGCTGGTCACTGACTGGTGTCTCTGCCCCTCTAGGTCTGGGGGGCCCATCTGTTCTCGTCTGTTGTACCTGGCCTCAGGAGCCCTCTCCCAGGGCTGGGCCCCCTCTTCCCCAGCAGCCACCCCCAGTTACCTTTCTGCCTGCACGCttactgagtgccaggcactgtctcgttccatcctcccaacaaccctaaTGTGATCTCCTgttcacagatgagaaagctgaggggAGATGAGTTGGTTTCCAGTCTCTTTGCCCCTAAATCACAATGGGTGAGTGTGAGAGTTTGGTGTGGGTGCTGGGGAGTTTAAACATCATGGAAAGCCAACATCACCATGGCAAGCAGCCTGATTCTGTTTTGGAAAACTGGGTATGTGCCAATTCCCTGATTCGGCAAGTCCTCTCCCAAGTTCATGTCCCAGAGACATTGCCCCATAGTCCAGTTGTTTGTAGTGCTGGAGAATGGgaggcagtggtgtgctggtaaatcagctcttaaaaaaaaatttaaaattaaaaaaaccctctgATTTATAGCATTTGCCAAGTCCAATATCTCCCCATATGGCAACGTTCCTACTACCGCCATGACGTCACTGACACAGGCAGGCTGAGCTCTAGCACACCACTGTGTAGAGGCCGTCTGCATGTCCATCCCTGGGGGACCAGAGGGTAAAGTGTGGTGGACGCACcctgaggagcagagaggcagCACTTAGCGGCCTCAGGTGAGATTTACGCAGGGCGACGTAAATAGAAGCCTCAGTGACaaaggtcagggtcccagggtcctgggatcgagccccgcatcgggctccctgctcagtggggagcctgcttctccctctcccactccccctgcttgtgttccctctctcgctgtgtctctctctgtcaaataaataaataaaatcttaaaaaaaataataaaaaagaagaatagcCAGGAAAACCAACAGATCCACAAGAAAAGCCAGGAAAACCCCGGCCCAGAAAAACAAGGGAGTGTTTGGGGAGGGGATGACATTGTtctttatcttgattgtggtggtagcTCCATGACTTGTGTGTGTTCCTCAACATCTGTGGAAGGGTACActaaaaaaaggatttttgtgCATATTAAATTGTACCtggccaaaaatatttaaatgtaaaacatgttACATATTTGCAATGCACATTTTGTAAGAAGGCatacaaataaaaagacacaCGCTATGTTTAGTAGAATGTTTGCCTATTGGGCGGGGAAGGGACTATGTAGTGGGGTAGGGCTACAGaagggaaggaataaaaaaataaatgggggtCTTTGCAACACAGTGAAGTCACATAGCACCAGGAGCAGCAGATGTAAATAATTCAACCCTCTGCaccttcattcaaaaaaaaaaagaaagaaagaaagaaagaaaagagaaaaggaaaagaaagctgaaTGAAGGTTTGTTCTATTGCAGAAGATTCTGTTAAAAACAACCTAGATACCCATCAGAAAGAGACtggctaaataaattatagtacatccatataatggaatgcTAAGCAGttgcaaaaaagaatgaagaaagcttctatttattaatatgaaataaCTCCATGTAAATTAATTTTAACGAATCCTACTTACGTTATACACCCTATATTTTTAAgccaaaaaagaaagtaaagatgcAGAACTGACTGCTTGGAAAGTCAGCATGTCCTTAATTTGCTTGTTCTTGCATAAAAATACTTTTGGAATGAGACACTAGAAATTGGCAATATTGATTTCCTCCCAGGAGAGAAGCTGGGAGGCCAGAGGACAGGGATGGAAGGGACATTTTTCACTGGAAACCTTTTGGTAGTTTTCGACGATTCCCATGTGAATGTGTTATTCCAACCATTTTTTAAACTTAGGCACGTGAAAAGGgctggcagacaccaccttaaccaactAGTGACTTTGCCATGTCAGTGTTAACCGGCGCACGTGTATGCGTGTGCTGCTAGGTGTGTGCCCTTctgcgtgcgtgcatgtgcgtgcgtgcgtatGTGTGGGTCTAGGTGTGCTGGAAAGGAGAAGGGTGAGCAGTTTATGTCCAGCAGCCCTGGCGGAACCTGAGATCCAGCTGTGAGTGAAGGTCCCACCAGACAGAGCCAGGGCAGCCGAGGGAAAGCTGACCGTCCCGGCCCTACTTCCTGGGTCCTGCAACTTATAGAAACACCTGTCCGCCATTTGTGGGATGAACAGGCAGGAATGTGGAGGTCAGGTGGTCTCGTTCCGCTTCCCTTCTACCAAGTCACTGGTAAATGGCCAGCCAGTCCCTACTTAGACACTCCTGGTGACAGGGAGCTCACTACCTGTAGGACAGAACTCTCTCTGGTTGGAGAACAACTCAGATAAGTGGATTATTAGGTCCACGTTCAGAGGAAACCTATGGGTTCTAGCTCTGCCCAGGGGAGCTACCCAGGAGAGCAAGACTGAATGGTGTAGTGGTTAGAAATCTGGGTGTGAGGACATGGGACTTGACACTTTAGCTGTGTAACTACAGACCTGTCCCTCATCACTCTGAGCATCGGTTTCCCCAACCCCCCAAATCAGGATAATAATAACAACGCATAATTCATTGGATTGTTGTAAGGATTGGGTAAGTTAATGCAGGAAGAGTAAGTCATACAATGCCTGGAAGGAAGAGAATAATTAATTCattgtttctattatttctgACCTAATCCCTCAGCCACAAGACTGTCTGGAGAGTTTGAGACAATGGCATCTTGGCCAAGAGACCAGGCCAGCAATGATTTcgggggcgtgggggtggggactCCCACTGCCTCCATTGCCTCCACTCACCAGTGATGAGGTTGTCCATGAGAGTGGTGGGCATGCAGAAGATGCCCACCAGCAGGTCGCTGACGGCCAGGTTGAGGATGAACATGTTGGTGACAGTGCGCATGTGCCGGTTCTTGAGCACAGTGAAGCAGACCAGGGCATTGCCCACCAtgcagaggaggaagatgagcaCGTAGGCCACAATGAACATGGCTGCCACTGGGGAGGAGTGCTGGTAGTAGGAGGAGAAGGTGAGGTTTACAGCTGGAGTGGCCTTGGCATGACTCCCATTCAGGCTTGGGGGCCAGCTGCTGTTAGGAGGCTGGGAGGGCTCCCCTGGAAGCAAAAGAGGATGCAGGTCAGGATTCTAGGCAAAGAAGAGATGACTGAATTCTTGCCACCGGTTAGACCCTTCTGTGCTCCAAATCTTGACCATGCCCTAGCACCCCGATCAGGTGCTCAACTCCAGTGACAATTGGATGCACTTTCAACCCACACAGCATGCAAACCTTGATCTCATACCTTCATCTCGTCTCATCTGGAACTCATTTCCCAGTGTTGGCTCTTCTCCATTCGCATACAGCCCATCCCCGTGCCCCATCTGGACTCCATCCTTCCGAGCCCTGCTGTCTGCCCCAGAGGCTGACCTTTAAGGACTCCATCGGCCAGGTTCCCTTGCCCTCTGGTTTCTGACCAGGTTTAGCCCATGGAAAGCACTGAAGGAGATTGAAGGACTGGAGGAGACAGATGTCAGGGTATTCATCTCCCAactccctccctgcctggcccagTTCTGCCTGTGGGGCTGTCTTTACGGATACAGCTCCTGGTAGGTGACCCTATTCCATGACTCTAGCTCTTTGGGGGGCCAGAGTGACACCGTGTTCTCTCCTTGCCCCAACAGCTTCCTGTGATTGCCAGTCCCATGGCTTATCCATCCCTTGCTGGTTCTCACCCGCCCCTCTCCCCTGTAAAGTCCCTCTATTAAACTCTTCAGATAAATGCTTTCTGAGTGCACCACCTGTTTTCTCCTGAAATAGTCTCCTGACTCTTATACCCTCAAAATGCTCATtgtccctcctcatctcctcCACAGAACTttagctggaaaaggcaagaagacAATAGAGGAAGGGACAATTGAAGAGGACTCTGAACCAGGGTGAGGAGCAAAGGCACACATTAAATTTACCAGAACACCATCCAAAGCCAAGGCTACCATGCATCCATCACTCTCTCCCATCATGGTGTCAGCTGCTTCATTTGCCCAGCATTTAACAAAGCACTTGCACATGCATTATTTTATCTAACCCTCCCAATTACCCCTTGAGGCAAACATGTTAGGTATGATCCCCGTTTGAAATGCGAGAACTGGGATCAGAGGGGTTCTGTGTCATTCTCCAGGGGGCTCGGGGGTATGCCGCAGAGGTGGTCCTGCTCTGTGTGTCTCTGAATCAGAGCCCAGCTTTAGCGTGTGCTTTCCCAGCCACCTGTGGGAAGGAGCAGTTCCATGTCCAGGCAcagctcctctgggaagccattaGATATGGTGACTCATGATGTTGTCTCATAAACTCTCCTCCTACCTTCCGCTGGGACTGGATATGGCCTGTTCCAGGCAATGAAGAGTCTTTGGGGAGTCTTCTGTCGCATCCAGAGCTCAGCTACTAGCCTGGAGACCCACCAGAGGTTTGGGATCTGGAGGCTAGAGACGCTCTGGGGCCAAGGAGCTGGCATGACCAGGGCTGGAGGGCCCAGCAGGAGCGGCAGGGGCACTGGGGGCAGGCGGAGGGCCTGCTGGTAGAGGTGGAGACGCTGGGTGTTCTGGTTGAGAGAAAGTGACAGCCGCCTGCTTAGACGCTCCCAGGCATCCAGTTGCCCCCAAACATCTGTGCTATGGAAGATGTCAAACATGCACTAGACAGAACGGTATCGTGGACATGTACAAGAGTATGCAGCTTAATGAACTATTACAAGAGAGAAGAGCACAAAGACCTCCCATGCATACAGCCTCCACCTTCAACAATGATCAACCTAAGGCTAACCTGGTTTCACCCATACCCCCACCTCTCTTTGGAATAGCACATCACTTCCTTTCATTCATAAACATTTCAGTTCGGATGGCTAAAAGATAGGACTAAAAAACCCCTCACGTAACCACAGTATCAGTATTACACCTAACAAAATTGACAATTATGTGTAATATTACCAATTACCCAGCATCTGCATTCAAATTCCCTGATCgttagataattttttaaaaggttgtttgtttgtttatttatagtaatctccatacccaacgtggggctcgaactcatgaccctgaaatcaagagtcccatgctcctcTGATGGAGCCGATCCCATTAGCTGTTCACCAATGCTTTGGGCAGCAGCCCCTAAGGATTACTGCCTAGACCCCTCATTGTCTTCCAAATACAATCAACTCTGTCCTCGGCCTCCCAAGTGCCCTGTGCTCTGATTCCTGCTACCATCTCTGACCTCACCCCCTGCCACATGCCCGTTTGCCCATTCCGCTCTGGACACCTTGCGCTGGCTCCTGCTTTCTCCAACCCCAAGgattttacctctttctttcttttctttctttctttctttcttttttttctttctttcttctttgtttctttcttttttaagattttctttatttatttgacagagagagacacagcgagagagggaacacaagcagggggagtgggagagggagaagcaggcctcccactgagcagggagcccgatgtggggctcgatcccaggaccctgggatcatgacctgagccgaaggcagacgcttaacgactgagccacccaggcgcctgatttTACCCCTTTCTATGgctcctgtctcctcctcccctttggcCCTCAGCTTAGAGTAGTAGGCTGTCTTCTCAGAAAGAAGTCTGACCTAGTAGCTCTATTTTGAGTAGGTGCCCTCCTATTTATTATCTCTCAcagcatcttctttcttttcctccatctgtcaatattttatttgttttcaggtTGGTTGGGTTTTCTTCCCCACGCTTGAAAGGCAGGTCCTGAAGAGCAGTTGGCAGCCAAATCCCCAGCGTCTCATCAGTGCCAGCCCATAGTCAATGGTTCAATAAATGGTTGGTGGATGGATAAATATTTGtgtgaagggaaaaaggaaggagaggtggATTCTGACACCAGGGGACAGGGTGACATTGCTGGTGTTGGAAGGCCTTCACAAGCTCCTCTGGAAGGAACCCCACCCCAGGGTCTGTTGGGAGCCTCCCCCGGCAGCTCGCCCCTCCTGAGCCCCAGATCAGCTCTGAATCAGTCCCCATGACTCAAAGAAATCTGTGGGTGTGCATGGGTAGAGGAAATTGCCAGAACCTAACCGGCCAGACTCCAGTCTGTCTGTCCTTGCCCTTCACTTGGCCTCAGAGAACTGCTTAGTGAGCTCATATCCAGCAGTCTGTCCTGAGAAGTGCCCAGGTGTGACACTGCCCATCTCTAGACCCTCCGCTAGGCTGGGTGTCTGTCCCCACCCTCAGTGCTGATTCTAGCACTGCAGAATGTTCCTTTCTCGGGGAGGATTCCTGGCAACTCCCCTGGGTTGGGGTGAATTGAGTTGAGAGCAGGcaggcctccccgccccccccccccccccagctgagCCATACCAGCAGCCAGAGACCTCACTAACACCACGGACCTGTTCTTTCTGGACAAATGCCCTTGTGGATACAGTAAAGCCTGTGGAAATCTTATCCACTGAACCCAATTAAGTCATTCCCCTActctgggagcttcctggaggtcTCAGGATATAATCATGGTTGCCTCCAAGGTATTCTGATGATCTCAGAGAGCAAGCAAGCCCTGGGCCAtggaaagcccagggccagagagaAGATAGGGGTACACTGTTTCTCAGTGTGAGGTCCTgcccagcagcatcagcattacaaacttgtcagaaatgcacgTTCTCAGGACTCACCTCTGATCTAGGGAACCGGAACCCCAGCTATTTTAACAcatcctccaggtgattctgatggcaCACTCCAGTTTGAGAACCTCAGATTTAAAGGGCTTGGACCAAAGGCTCTGGAAATagtggacacacacagactgggAAGTCCgagccctccttcctgcctcctccctggtGACTTCAGGCAACAGACTGAGTatctgtgtcccctcaaaattcacaaATTGAAATCTAGTCCCCAgtgggatggtatttggagatggggcctttggggcGAGATTAGATTCCACTGGCGAGCTCTCATGAACGGAATTAGTGCCTTTATGAAAGAGACCCCAGTGAGCTCCCTCGTCCCCTTCCACGTGCGGGGACACAGCCGAAAGAGGGCTTTTgtgtgaaccaggaagtggggCCTCACCGGACGGCAAATCTGCGCCTTGTTCGGAGACCtcccagcctccggaactgtgagaaataggtttctgttgtttctaagccccccgcccccaccaccatgGTGTTTTGTCATAGCAGCCCCAGAGGACTGAAACACCACCTCATCTTGAAAGTGGAAACACGCAATTCCTGGCTAGGACCTAGCATAAGGCATGTCCCCTCTCTGGAGACCAGAGTTTTCACTGGTAAGATGGGGATAAGCTCACACGGACCTAAAGGAGGTGCGGTGAGAGCCAAGGAGATAATGGGCGAGAGGACCTTGGTGCACCATGCGCCTTAGCTCCTAACCAGTGGTACTGACAGTGTTAACTGCACAGAGGATGTGAGGGTGAGATCTTTATGATGTTCTTGGTCTGGACCTCCCCACCAAGGCTGAAAGacgtgtgagagagagaacaatacCAAAACGAACGCCCTGAGCACCGAACCAGGCTGGGTATTTGTTTCCCTGAGTTCACGGTAATTCCCACTACTAAAGTCATCGTTGTCGCCACCTGCTGGTCCATCCTGGTACCACGGGGAGCTTCGCCCCCGACTAGAGACCCGGGGTCACCTTTCAACAGCCACTTCCTGAGAGCCTCCTGGGGGAACTCGACCTGGGCGGACAGGCGCTAGGGACCTGCTGAAGAATACAACACAAAACAGCACAAATGGCTGATAAACACACAAGACAAAAAGTTTAAATTCGTTTGTGatcaaagaaatgcaattttaaagAACAACCTTTTCATCAATTAGATTGGCAGATAAGAAAAGTGTTCAGCGATGGCCAGGGTGTGGCTGTgccctggggaggggtggaggagggggaggggaggccacaAAGCAGCTCAACCCTCACAACTGGGGCACATCCATCCAGCACCCTGACAAGGGACCTGCTCCAGGATCCAGCCGTTCCACCTCTAGGGACTTATCCTAGGGGACAAAAGATCTAATGGTGTGGGAGGAAATACTGACCATGGGTTGTAATAGTTAcaaaatagtatatattataaatcTGCATTCTATATAaaagggtgtatgtgtgtgtgtgtgtgtgtgtgtgtgtgtgagtgaacaAATGACccaaaaaatagtatttatccACAGGGATGtttcaagtgatttttattttcctgtccaCTAACTTGCATTTTGGCCTTTCTAATCAGAAGGAAGCTCtgataaatgtgatttttaaactgACTACATCAGTGGTTCTGAACTC
Coding sequences within it:
- the NPFFR1 gene encoding neuropeptide FF receptor 1, which gives rise to MEGEPSQPPNSSWPPSLNGSHAKATPAVNLTFSSYYQHSSPVAAMFIVAYVLIFLLCMVGNALVCFTVLKNRHMRTVTNMFILNLAVSDLLVGIFCMPTTLMDNLITGWPFDNATCKMSGLVQGMSVSASVFTLVAIAVERFRCIVHPFREKLTLRKALVTIAVIWALALLIMCPSAVTLTVTREEHHFMVDARNRSYPLYSCWEAWPERGMRRVYTTVLFSHIYLAPLALIVLMYARIARKLRKASGPARAGGDAAPEGRTGARRRARVVHMLVMVALVFTLSWLPLWALLLLTDYGQLSEPQLRLVTVYAFPLAHWLAFCNSSANPIIYGYFNENFRRGFQAAFRAPLCPPRWAGPREAYSEPPGGLLRAPVSVEGQPSDSGLPSESGQSSGAPRPGRLPLRGARVAHHGLAGEGPGCGPLPLTIPAWGS